From Nitrospirota bacterium, the proteins below share one genomic window:
- a CDS encoding cytochrome b N-terminal domain-containing protein: protein MASRVYDWLDSRLKLKPIERTLLDEPIPGGASWVYVFGSATLFLFVLQAVTGMFLAVYYAPTPDHAYDSVRFIETQVAFGAFVRGLHHWGASGMVVAIGLHMLQVFLYGAYKPPRELMWMVGVVLFLLVMAFAFTGYLLPWDQTAYWATQVGINMVGTVPLVGDFLVRVLRGGETLGALTLSRFFAVHVLFLPALTVAGIALHLFILRRVGPAGPWSEDRAALGSETFYPRQVYMDAVVMLGVFLVIATLALAVPFPLTDKADPSDTSFVPVPEWYFLFYYELLKYVHGPLEPVATWILPALFVLVLLFWPFIDRNPVRHPSSRPVAIGAGVVFLVVVFSLLGISLKNLYAVPRVDPAVAHGKEIYAKYGCAGCHRIHGEGGAVGPDLSYVGEVRPEREWHLRHFRDPQSVSPGSIMPKFPLTEQELNDLTSYMLSLKRQT from the coding sequence ATGGCCTCCAGAGTGTATGACTGGCTCGATAGCCGGCTGAAGCTCAAGCCGATCGAGCGGACGCTCCTGGACGAGCCCATTCCGGGCGGCGCCAGTTGGGTCTATGTATTCGGCTCGGCGACGCTCTTCCTCTTCGTCCTGCAAGCCGTCACCGGGATGTTTCTCGCCGTCTATTACGCGCCGACCCCGGACCATGCCTACGACAGCGTTCGATTCATTGAAACACAGGTGGCTTTCGGCGCCTTCGTCAGGGGACTGCACCACTGGGGGGCGTCTGGGATGGTCGTCGCCATCGGCTTGCACATGCTGCAGGTCTTTCTCTACGGCGCCTACAAGCCTCCGCGGGAACTGATGTGGATGGTCGGCGTCGTCCTGTTTCTGCTCGTCATGGCCTTCGCGTTCACGGGTTATCTGCTGCCGTGGGACCAGACGGCCTACTGGGCTACGCAGGTCGGCATCAACATGGTCGGGACCGTCCCCCTGGTCGGAGATTTTTTGGTGCGGGTCCTGCGCGGCGGAGAGACGCTCGGAGCGCTGACGCTGTCCCGATTCTTCGCCGTCCACGTCCTCTTTCTGCCCGCGCTGACCGTGGCCGGCATTGCGCTGCACCTGTTCATCCTGAGGCGGGTCGGGCCGGCCGGCCCGTGGAGCGAAGATCGCGCGGCGCTGGGGAGCGAAACGTTCTATCCCCGGCAGGTCTACATGGATGCGGTCGTGATGCTGGGGGTGTTCCTGGTCATCGCGACGCTCGCGCTCGCCGTTCCGTTCCCGCTCACGGACAAGGCCGACCCCTCAGACACCAGTTTCGTGCCGGTGCCGGAGTGGTACTTCCTCTTCTATTATGAGTTGTTGAAATACGTGCACGGGCCGCTCGAACCGGTGGCCACATGGATCCTGCCGGCCCTGTTCGTGCTGGTGCTGCTCTTCTGGCCGTTCATTGATCGCAATCCGGTCCGGCATCCCTCTTCACGCCCCGTGGCGATCGGGGCCGGTGTGGTCTTTCTGGTCGTGGTGTTTTCCTTGCTCGGGATCTCCCTCAAAAATCTCTATGCCGTGCCGCGCGTGGATCCGGCCGTCGCGCACGGCAAAGAGATCTACGCGAAATACGGCTGTGCGGGCTGCCATCGGATTCACGGAGAAGGCGGGGCGGTGGGCCCCGATCTCTCGTACGTGGGCGAGGTCAGGCCCGAACGGGAATGGCACCTGCGGCATTTCCGCGATCCGCAATCGGTCTCGCCGGGATCGATCATGCCGAAGTTCCCGCTGACCGAGCAGGAACTCAACGATCTGACCAGTTACATGCTGAGTCTGAAACGCCAGACGTAA
- a CDS encoding DUF2892 domain-containing protein: protein MTCNVGGIERPIRIVLGIVLLGVGAFAELPPWGAGIAFVVGAVALVTGAIGFCPAWKLFGINTCPPASMGKP, encoded by the coding sequence ATGACGTGCAACGTGGGCGGGATTGAACGACCGATTCGGATCGTACTGGGCATCGTGTTGTTGGGGGTCGGCGCGTTTGCGGAGCTTCCCCCTTGGGGCGCCGGGATCGCCTTCGTGGTCGGCGCGGTGGCGCTCGTGACGGGGGCGATTGGCTTCTGTCCGGCCTGGAAGCTCTTCGGGATCAACACCTGTCCGCCGGCGTCCATGGGAAAGCCGTGA
- a CDS encoding FmdB family zinc ribbon protein, whose product MPMYEYKCLDCGKEAVLSLSLRERESGEVACPSCKSKRMEQLFTSVMAKTSRKS is encoded by the coding sequence ATGCCCATGTATGAATACAAATGTCTGGACTGCGGCAAAGAAGCCGTCCTGTCCCTCAGCCTAAGGGAGCGGGAAAGCGGGGAGGTCGCCTGCCCATCCTGCAAGAGCAAACGGATGGAACAACTGTTTACGAGCGTAATGGCGAAGACCAGCCGGAAGAGCTGA
- a CDS encoding ubiquinol-cytochrome c reductase iron-sulfur subunit, whose product MNPPDEPKDKQTPGFFTPVGSRRTFFGWVTAAAAAVIGLTLAVPLVGYFVSPALKRRESSWVDVGGLDELPVGEPKQLDYVATVKDGWMEAKSNKAVWAIKQGDGQVTVFSPMCTHLGCGYRWDGADRRFKCPCHGSVFDVTGRVMGGPAPRPLDRLPSKIENGRLLVQYREFKAGLPRSVEL is encoded by the coding sequence ATGAATCCGCCGGATGAGCCCAAAGATAAGCAGACTCCAGGCTTCTTCACGCCGGTCGGATCGCGCCGCACGTTCTTCGGGTGGGTCACCGCCGCGGCGGCGGCCGTGATCGGGCTCACCCTGGCGGTGCCGCTGGTCGGCTACTTTGTCTCGCCGGCGTTGAAACGTCGCGAGTCATCATGGGTCGACGTCGGAGGGCTCGACGAATTGCCTGTCGGCGAACCGAAGCAGCTCGACTACGTGGCGACCGTCAAAGACGGCTGGATGGAAGCGAAGTCCAACAAAGCCGTGTGGGCGATCAAGCAGGGTGACGGGCAGGTGACGGTCTTCTCGCCGATGTGTACCCATCTCGGCTGCGGCTATCGGTGGGACGGAGCCGACCGGCGGTTCAAATGTCCATGCCACGGGAGCGTGTTCGACGTCACGGGCCGGGTCATGGGCGGACCCGCGCCCAGGCCGCTGGATCGGTTGCCATCGAAAATCGAGAACGGCCGGCTCCTGGTCCAGTACAGGGAATTCAAGGCGGGCTTACCACGAAGCGTGGAATTATGA